From the genome of Bactrocera oleae isolate idBacOlea1 chromosome 2, idBacOlea1, whole genome shotgun sequence, one region includes:
- the Lkb1 gene encoding serine/threonine-protein kinase stk11 isoform X1, whose amino-acid sequence MIVPSTYAMEIQIQHQHTTDDSINNNNNNNNNKKINIEQTLGAATTHSVTANNSILMPPLDTKLLANKQGLHTNNEANNINMDVETADGEVSVLLANKNFHYDALSNPEQSYEADFNVDGNGGAKFVAGDEAKQLLSEQSHPQVTWLDSEQIDALDLTTLDIGNMFFNRVDSAEIIYQKKKKEIKMVGKYVMGDVLGEGSYGKVKEVLDSENLCRRAVKILTKRKLRRIPNGEQNVQREIQLLRNLQHKNVVALLDVLYNEEKQKMYMIMEYCVGGLQELVDSAPEKKLPLFQAHRYFSQLISGLEYLHGCRIIHKDIKPGNLLLSLDQILKISDFGVAEQLDLFAVDDTCTTGQGSPAFQPPEIANGHESFSGTKVDIWSCGVTLYNICTGQYPFEGDNIYRLFENIGRGQWLAPDWLYKLDAQLAGLILGLLQAEPAKRYSIQQIRCDPWFISAPEEKGPPIPIPPLKHDVYRRSTVLPYLDAYHYETERDLEEVYFTEHDLNRELARQAAAAAAEIKAQQQQKQLAAANATGPSTSAGASTSNSINKEKKSSSLKRRAKKLTSCISVKKLSNCRPS is encoded by the exons ATGATTGTGCCTAGCACATATGCAATggaaatacaaatacaacatcAGCACACAACTGATGATAgcattaacaacaataacaataataataacaacaaaaaaattaacatagaaCAAACCCTAGGTGCAGCAACAACTCATTCTGTGACAGCCAATAATAGCATTTTAATGCCACCTTTAGACACTAAACTGTTGGCCAACAAACAGGGACTACACACAAATAACGAGGCTAATAATATCAATATGGATGTAGAGACCGCTGACGGTGAAGTGTCCGTACTGCTTGCTAATAAGAATTTTCACTATGACGCACTCTCCAACCCAGAGCAGTCATATGAAGCTGATTTCAATGTGGACGGCAATGGCGGCGCCAAATTTGTAGCCGGCGATGAAGCAAAACAACTGCTGAGTGAACAATCACATCCACAAGTTACATGGCTAGATAGTGAACAAATTGACGCACTTGACTTAACCACATTGGACATTGGCAATATGTTCTTTAATCGAGTCGATAGTGCagaaataatttatcaaaagaAAAAGAAGGAAATCAAAATGGTTGGAAAATATGTAATGGGAGATGTGCTGGGCGAAGGCTCATATGGCAAAGTGAAAGAGGTGCTCGATTCGGAAAATCTGTGCCGGCGTGCAGTGAAGATACTAACAAAGCGAAAACTGCGACGTATTCCGAATGGAGAACAGAATGTACAGCGTGAAATACAACTATTAAGGAATTTACAGCACAAAAATGTGGTGGCGCTTTTGGATGTTTTGTACAATGAGGAAAAGCAAAAGATGTACATGATTATGGAATACTGCGTAGGTGGACTGCAG gaACTTGTGGATAGCGCACCCGAAAAGAAACTACCTCTATTCCAGGCACATCGCTACTTTAGCCAGTTAATTAGTGGCCTGGAGTATCTACATGGTTGTAGGATAATACATAAAGATATTAAACCCGGAAATCTATTGCTTTCACTagatcaaatattaaaaatttccgaTTTCGGCGTCGCTGAACAGTTAGATTTATTTGCTGTAGACGATACATGCACCACCGGACAGGGTTCACCTGCATTTCAACCGCCTGAAATTGCCAACGGTCATGAGTCATTCTCAGGCACCAAAGTGGATATTTGGAGCTGCGGTGTTACGCT CTATAACATATGTACAGGTCAGTATCCATTCGAAGGTGATAATATTTATAGGCTTTTTGAGAATATCGGACGTGGGCAGTGGCTGGCACCAGATTGGCTATACAAATTAGATGCACAATTAGCAGGTCTCATATTAGGTCTGCTACAAGCTGAACCAGCAAAGCGATACTCTATACAACAAATACGCTGTGATCC TTGGTTCATATCGGCACCGGAAGAGAAGGGGCCACCAATACCCATACCGCCATTAAAGCACGATGTTTATCGCCGTTCCACGGTACTGCCTTATTTAGATGCTTACCACTATGAAACTGAGCGTGATTTGGAAGAGGTCTATTTTACCGAACACGATCTCAATC GTGAACTTGCACGTCAGGCAGCCGCTGCTGCTGCAGAAATCAaagcacaacagcaacaaaaacaattggcAGCTGCAAATGCAACAGGGCCTTCAACAAGCGCCGGCGCGTCTACTTCGAACAGCATTAACAAGGAAAAAAAATCCTCTTCACTCAAAAGACGCGCCAAAAAACTAACATCATGTATATCTGTAAAGAAGCTCTCCAATTGTCGACCATCGTAA
- the Lkb1 gene encoding serine/threonine-protein kinase STK11 isoform X2, translating into MIVPSTYAMEIQIQHQHTTDDSINNNNNNNNNKKINIEQTLGAATTHSVTANNSILMPPLDTKLLANKQGLHTNNEANNINMDVETADGEVSVLLANKNFHYDALSNPEQSYEADFNVDGNGGAKFVAGDEAKQLLSEQSHPQVTWLDSEQIDALDLTTLDIGNMFFNRVDSAEIIYQKKKKEIKMVGKYVMGDVLGEGSYGKVKEVLDSENLCRRAVKILTKRKLRRIPNGEQNVQREIQLLRNLQHKNVVALLDVLYNEEKQKMYMIMEYCVGGLQELVDSAPEKKLPLFQAHRYFSQLISGLEYLHGCRIIHKDIKPGNLLLSLDQILKISDFGVAEQLDLFAVDDTCTTGQGSPAFQPPEIANGHESFSGTKVDIWSCGVTLYNICTGQYPFEGDNIYRLFENIGRGQWLAPDWLYKLDAQLAGLILGLLQAEPAKRYSIQQIRCDPWFISAPEEKGPPIPIPPLKHDVYRRSTVLPYLDAYHYETERDLEEVYFTEHDLNRE; encoded by the exons ATGATTGTGCCTAGCACATATGCAATggaaatacaaatacaacatcAGCACACAACTGATGATAgcattaacaacaataacaataataataacaacaaaaaaattaacatagaaCAAACCCTAGGTGCAGCAACAACTCATTCTGTGACAGCCAATAATAGCATTTTAATGCCACCTTTAGACACTAAACTGTTGGCCAACAAACAGGGACTACACACAAATAACGAGGCTAATAATATCAATATGGATGTAGAGACCGCTGACGGTGAAGTGTCCGTACTGCTTGCTAATAAGAATTTTCACTATGACGCACTCTCCAACCCAGAGCAGTCATATGAAGCTGATTTCAATGTGGACGGCAATGGCGGCGCCAAATTTGTAGCCGGCGATGAAGCAAAACAACTGCTGAGTGAACAATCACATCCACAAGTTACATGGCTAGATAGTGAACAAATTGACGCACTTGACTTAACCACATTGGACATTGGCAATATGTTCTTTAATCGAGTCGATAGTGCagaaataatttatcaaaagaAAAAGAAGGAAATCAAAATGGTTGGAAAATATGTAATGGGAGATGTGCTGGGCGAAGGCTCATATGGCAAAGTGAAAGAGGTGCTCGATTCGGAAAATCTGTGCCGGCGTGCAGTGAAGATACTAACAAAGCGAAAACTGCGACGTATTCCGAATGGAGAACAGAATGTACAGCGTGAAATACAACTATTAAGGAATTTACAGCACAAAAATGTGGTGGCGCTTTTGGATGTTTTGTACAATGAGGAAAAGCAAAAGATGTACATGATTATGGAATACTGCGTAGGTGGACTGCAG gaACTTGTGGATAGCGCACCCGAAAAGAAACTACCTCTATTCCAGGCACATCGCTACTTTAGCCAGTTAATTAGTGGCCTGGAGTATCTACATGGTTGTAGGATAATACATAAAGATATTAAACCCGGAAATCTATTGCTTTCACTagatcaaatattaaaaatttccgaTTTCGGCGTCGCTGAACAGTTAGATTTATTTGCTGTAGACGATACATGCACCACCGGACAGGGTTCACCTGCATTTCAACCGCCTGAAATTGCCAACGGTCATGAGTCATTCTCAGGCACCAAAGTGGATATTTGGAGCTGCGGTGTTACGCT CTATAACATATGTACAGGTCAGTATCCATTCGAAGGTGATAATATTTATAGGCTTTTTGAGAATATCGGACGTGGGCAGTGGCTGGCACCAGATTGGCTATACAAATTAGATGCACAATTAGCAGGTCTCATATTAGGTCTGCTACAAGCTGAACCAGCAAAGCGATACTCTATACAACAAATACGCTGTGATCC TTGGTTCATATCGGCACCGGAAGAGAAGGGGCCACCAATACCCATACCGCCATTAAAGCACGATGTTTATCGCCGTTCCACGGTACTGCCTTATTTAGATGCTTACCACTATGAAACTGAGCGTGATTTGGAAGAGGTCTATTTTACCGAACACGATCTCAATCGTGA GTGA
- the omd gene encoding integrator complex subunit 5 — protein MLKQHVLVELKQFIQAVTNHNGNPKKLPNSSLLRSCFRLLEDLPAAREIILEYFSIVAEVAVQNYLANANVDYTTGLPIRQGKQGAGPSSSNNATTQLAVIEDSNWAAVQEALENLVVKGPPAWGPVIASWSLDLVGKLSDRYTKRKMSIIAACNYWLNCGAMRGLLTLISLSFRKLTNSEKETCVETLLGAFQRYSLSFDWVVARLGGCFPLSIISHILQCSLKRFADDYRCRFDSELGILDYLSFAHEQELKQALTELLKDGFNPKKSLDACIIPFLLLMATYADALLQNLVIVFLEIYSDDLRNTIIQKTPLWMSNKVFAEMQPSLNSLTLRLKSNGAHLLIAVSQMAEQYTWCQDFLEYNLQDLEQVVLNATVCPLMNDLATEDSKYLLWKNCLSANIFQQQTAVRLLLIVSTQHSHIYYQTISELLRKSYVTNPNGLGAVIRIIGGQSGVVEFPCIKPGLQMVLEDVLLQEQFKHTRLITSDQSEALNTFKNLNTLTKMQKKNSFQYMKQNLLPNVLNDCLPKILQILEVTLTKVILHMNKLAEANSAKAIKVAQNIKNVSNSEIGSDNKKVKYAAADAEVEAMDVENTDEDTKLIVGIPLHDSDESEEEENDAGRRILAHTIIDLLNTIDVGLKGTVIRTTEILKLSILSVKYFFLALTEKSSISRSAAVNRAYLLLTRQCVARKAARTACIRELVEGALFYYGYLFGQYEEPEVDQLEIPEHEMVLLQNQRHSLGPNANRTVLHAGVIGRGLRPDLATKQQKVCPTEMQTLLLKALDACCTVADKQNSVEGYSMISLLLVEMVSTDVMYNGLPFPDEEFTKVTMERDLMIRRAFTTSPVLWALLGFIAAHRPALCFSSVLLRAMCATCLHQWRAKNVNKFQPFDPNDELMRCTQKLLQLLAMGQLLPPPLSNLHVIIKHFEPPEIALLLKECIWNYLKDHVPSPALFHVDNNELHWRNPHMSKIPPQYVDTLRNLMQKKLTKLGEHYYQMFIMPELNEAHVGQVGPVDLMANKTEL, from the exons atgttaaaacaaCATGTTTTGGTGGAGTTAAAGCAATTCATTCAAGCAGTAACGAACCATAACGGCAATCCTAAGAAGCTTCCAAATAGCTCTTTGCTGCGAAGTTGTTTTCGCCTGCTTGAGGACTTGCCGGCTGCACGCGAGATTATCTTGGAATATTTCTCGATTGTTGCTGAAGTAGCAGTACAAAATTATTTGGCTAATGCAAATGTAGACTATACCACTGGACTACCAATACGACAAGGTAAACAAGGTGCGGGTCCCAGTTCGAGTAACAATGCTACGACACAGCTAGCGGTTATAGAGGATAGTAACTGGGCAGCAGTACAAGAGGCGCTTGAAAATTTAGTTGTCAAAGGACCCCCAGCTTGGGGTCCCGTGATTGCTTCGTGGAGTCTTGATCTTGTAGGAAAGTTATCAGACAGGTATACCAAACGAAAGATGTCTATTATAGCTGCATGTAATTATTGGCTCAATTGCGGTGCAATGCGCGGTTTACTTACGTTAATAAGTTTGAGTTTTCGTAAACTTACAAATAGTGAGAAAGAGACTTGTGTAGAAACTTTATTGG GTGCTTTTCAACGTTATTCACTTAGTTTTGATTGGGTCGTAGCGCGTCTAGGCGGTTGCTTTCCCTTAAGcattatatcacatattttgcaATGCAGCCTCAAACGTTTTGCTGACGATTATCGCTGTCGCTTCGACTCTGAACTAGGTATTTTAGATTACTTATCCTTCGCGCATGAACAGGAGCTTAAGCAAGCATTGACTGAACTCCTGAAAGATGGTTTTAatccaaaaaaaagtttagatgCCTGTATCATACCATTTCTATTGCTGATGGCTACATATGCGGATGCATTACTGCAAAACCTGGTGATTGTGTTtcttgaaatat ATAGTGATGATCTACGCAATACTATAATACAGAAAACCCCCCTTTGGATGAGCAACAAGGTGTTTGCAGAGATGCAACCATCGCTTAACAGTCTGACATTGCGTTTAAAATCAAATGGTGCTCATCTGCTTATCGCAGTGTCACAAATGGCAGAACAGTACACTTGGTGTCAGGATTTCCTCGAATATAATCTGCAAGATCTGGAACAAGTAGTACTAAATGCAACAGTTTGCCCGCTAATGAATGACCTGGCGACCGAAGACTCGAAATATTTGCTTTGGAAGAATTGTTTGAGCGCAAATATCTTTCAACAGCAAACTGCTGTGCGTCTCCTGTtgattgttt ctACACAACATTCACATATTTACTATCAGACGATATCGGAATTACTACGCAAGTCATATGTGACAAATCCCAATGGTTTGGGTGCCGTCATACGTATAATTGGTGGTCAAAGTGGTGTAGTTGAATTTCCATGCATTAAGCCAGGTTTACAAATGGTGCTGGAAGATGTGCTGCTTCAGGAACAATTCAAACACACACGTTTAATAACCAGTGACCAGTCAGAGGCGCTTAACACATTCAAAAATCTTAACACGCTAACAAA AATGCAAAAGAAGAACTCATTTCAATATATGAAGCAAAACCTGCTGCCAAATGTGCTCAACGATTGTTTaccgaaaattttacaaattctgGAAGTCACGCTAACTAAAGTGATTCTACACATGAATAAATTAGCCGAAGCAAACAGCGCGAAGGCAATTAAAGTTgcacaaaatatcaaaaatgttaGTAACAGCGAAATTGGTAgtgataataaaaaagtaaaatatgccgCGGCGGATGCTGAAGTGGAGGCAATGGATGTGGAAAATACAGATGAGGATACCAAGCTCATAGTAGGCATACCGCTGCATGATTCCGACGAAagcgaagaagaagaaaatgatGCCGGCCGGCGTATTTTAGCACACACTATCATAGACTTGCTCAACACAATTGATGTTGGCTTGAAAGGCACGGTGATCCGCACCACAGAG ATATTAAAGCTGTCAATTTTAAGCGTAAAGTATTTCTTCTTGGCACTCACCGAAAAAA GTTCAATATCTCGTTCGGCTGCAGTGAATCGTGCCTACTTGCTGCTGACGCGGCAATGCGTTGCACGCAAGGCGGCGCGTACTGCATGTATACGCGAGTTAGTAGAGGGTGCACTTTTCTATTATGGCTATTTATTCGGTCAGTATGAAGAACCAGAAGTGGATCAGCTGGAAATACCAGAGCATGAAATGGTTTTGCTACAAAATCAACGACATAGTTTAGGGCCAAATGCCAATCGTACCGTGCTGCATGCGGGTGTGATTGGGCGCGGTTTGCGACCTGATTTGGCCACAAAGCAGCAAAAAGTGTGTCCAACTGAAATGCAAACGTTGTTGCTCAAAGCTTTAGATGCTTGCTGCACGGTGGCAGATAAACAAAATTCCGTCGAGGGTTACTCCATGATATCGCTATTGCTGGTCGAAATGGTATCAACGGATGTCATGTACAATGGTCTGCCCTTTCCGGATGAAGAGTTCACCAAAGTGACAATGGAACGTGATCTGATGATACGTCGCGCATTTACCACATCTCCAGTGCTTTGGGCGTTGTTGGGCTTTATAGCAGCGCATAGACCGGCGCTGTGCTTTTCATCGGTGCTGCTGCGTGCCATGTGTGCCACCTGTTTGCATCAGTGGCGCGCAAAAAATG ttaACAAATTCCAACCTTTCGATCCCAACGACGAACTTATGCGTTGTACGCAAAAACTATTGCAGTTGCTGGCAATGGGACAGTTACTGCCGCCACCACTTTCCAATCTACACGTAATCATCAAACACTTTGAACCACCAGAG ATTGCCTTGCTGTTGAAGGAGTGCATTTGGAATTACTTAAAAGATCACGTGCCCTCACCGGCACTCTTCCATGTCGACAACAACGAGCTGCATTGGCGTAATCCGCATATGTCCAAAATTCCGCCGCAATATGTCGATACACTACGCAATTTAATGCAGAAAAAGCTGACGAAATTGGGTGAACATTATTACCAAATGTTCATTATGCCCGAGTTGAATGAGGCGCATGTGGGTCAAGTTGGCCCGGtggatttaatggcaaataagaCGGAGTtataa
- the Naxd gene encoding ATP-dependent (S)-NAD(P)H-hydrate dehydratase, which yields MNLSKQFVNLKRLNYYLFIAPQQKIIGNWLGANLHQNCAYSSKMSKFIEIPVQADKLLKLFRSTVVPKLNVSDNRGNQRHKGQAGRIGVIGGSLEYTGAPYFSAISAMRVGADLAHIFCQRDAAVVIKSYSPELIVHPLLDADDAIEQMSPWLERLHVLIIGPGLGRDPKIQKTVVCLIELCKQLNKPLIIDADGLFILNENMDLLNGLSNVILTPNVIEFRRLFSDDVEVVKQRMAQLGDGVIVLKKGSQDKIYIPSTSEIYTLPSGGSGRRCGGQGDLLCGSIATFFHWALESNQSNAAFIATFAASYLVKQCNAAGFQKWGRSMVASDMLNEIHLVFRNIFEEQ from the coding sequence ATGAACTTGTCAAAGCAATTTGTCAATTTGAAGAggctaaattattatttatttatcgctCCGCAGCAAAAGATTATTGGTAATTGGCTCGGTGCCAATTTGCATCAGAATTGTGCCTATTCTAGTAAAATGTCAAAGTTTATCGAAATACCAGTGCAAGCAGATAAGTTACTAAAATTATTCCGTTCGACAGTAGTTCCCAAATTAAATGTGAGCGACAACAGGGGCAATCAACGTCACAAAGGTCAAGCTGGACGAATTGGGGTAATTGGTGGGTCTCTAGAGTACACCGGGGCTCCATATTTTTCAGCCATTAGTGCTATGCGTGTAGGTGCTGATTTGGCTCATATATTTTGTCAACGCGATGCTGCTGTTGTTATCAAATCGTATAGTCCCGAATTAATTGTGCATCCTTTATTGGATGCGGATGATGCTATAGAACAAATGTCACCATGGTTAGAACGATTACACGTATTAATCATAGGTCCTGGACTAGGACGAGATCCAAAGATACAAAAGACTGTCGTTTGTCTTATCGAACTTTGCAAACAACTAAATAAACCCTTAATTATTGATGCCGATGGCCTCTTCATACTCAATGAAAATATGGATTTGCTTAATGGATTAAGCAATGTCATATTGACGCCAAACGTTATAGAATTTCGACGTTTATTTAGTGACGATGTCGAAGTAGTAAAACAGCGAATGGCGCAGCTAGGTGATGGCGTAATTGTACTTAAAAAAGGTTCACaagataaaatttatataccaaGTACCTCGGAAATTTACACACTTCCATCGGGTGGTTCTGGTCGTCGATGCGGCGGACAAGGTGATTTACTATGCGGTTCGATTGCTACCTTTTTTCATTGGGCTTTAGAATCTAATCAGTCAAATGCGGCATTTATTGCAACGTTTGCGGCGAGCTATTTGGTGAAGCAATGCAATGCGGCTGGTTTTCAAAAATGGGGTCGCAGTATGGTGGCGAGCGATATGTTAAATGAAATTCATTTAGTGTTCCGCAACATTTTTGAAGAGcagtaa
- the LOC138856947 gene encoding uncharacterized protein: protein MALDRTLKDLRNDSRCFGGAMILLSDDFRQTLPVIPRHAAAAEINACLKASNLWRYAKKLQLSVNMRVALLNDLSADDFSKQLLTIGNGPVPVDESSELISFPPNFCNFVSSKDELINKVFPDIIANHKNTKWLSERASLAAKNKDVADLNIIIQNQIVGTL from the coding sequence ATGGCGCTTGACCGAACATTAAAAGATCTACGCAATGACTCGAGATGTTTTGGCGGTGCAATGATTTTACTATCTGACGATTTCCGACAAACACTACCAGTCATTCCAAGACATGCTGCTGCCGCCGAAATCAACGCTTGCCTCAAAGCATCAAATCTGTGGCGATATGCAAAGAAACTTCAACTGTCAGTAAATATGAGAGTTGCATTGTTGAACGATCTATCTGCTGATGATTTCTCCAAGCAATTGTTGACTATAGGTAATGGCCCTGTTCCTGTTGACGAATCGAGCGAATTGATTTCGTTTCCtccaaatttttgcaatttcgtcTCATCGAAAGACGAGCTTATCAACAAAGTATTCCCGGATATCATTGCTAACCACAAAAATACTAAATGGTTAAGTGAGCGAGCAAGTTTGGCGGCTAAAAATAAAGATGTAGCtgacctaaatattataattcagaatCAAATCGTAGGTACTCTATGA